The Streptomyces cynarae genome contains a region encoding:
- a CDS encoding LacI family DNA-binding transcriptional regulator, translated as MATMADVARSAGVSVATVSHVLNGTRPVLPHTRQAVLDAVDELGYTPNTLARSLVTSRTRSIGLAVSAISNPYFTEILQGVEAAALEHGYSLLIADPHDDPEHERKVVQLLHERRVDGLIVAPSADPRELLSLLGRHGVPTVFLDRLVDGIPDPTVTHRRNATTRDGAQEDPAAGRATKAGHATGAGDDAEPGESSVAAFRFDQVCAENAEPMAHLVTHLVQLGHRRIGLVAGLPGLSTTSERISGYRHALAAAGLPYDERLVVHGDSAAEGAERATAALLTLAAPPTALVAANNAMTIGALRTLRTRGLSVPEDLALACFDDFPWADLFSPRLTAVSQPSREIGARAVRLLLDRLEAPDRPSRTVRLPCAFVHRTSCGCPDTPSQKGTLS; from the coding sequence GTGCTGAACGGCACCCGCCCGGTCCTGCCCCACACCCGCCAAGCCGTGCTGGACGCCGTCGACGAACTGGGCTACACACCGAACACCCTCGCCCGTTCCCTGGTGACCTCGCGCACCCGGTCGATCGGGCTCGCCGTGTCGGCGATCAGCAACCCGTACTTCACGGAGATCCTCCAAGGCGTGGAGGCCGCCGCCCTGGAACACGGTTACAGCCTGCTCATCGCCGATCCGCACGACGACCCGGAGCACGAGCGCAAGGTGGTCCAGCTGCTGCACGAGCGCCGCGTCGACGGCCTGATCGTCGCGCCCTCGGCGGACCCGCGTGAACTCCTCTCCCTTCTGGGACGGCACGGCGTACCGACCGTGTTCCTGGACCGCCTGGTCGACGGCATCCCCGACCCCACGGTCACGCACCGGCGGAACGCGACCACCCGGGACGGCGCGCAGGAGGACCCCGCTGCCGGGCGCGCCACCAAGGCCGGGCACGCCACTGGGGCCGGAGACGACGCCGAGCCGGGCGAGTCCTCGGTCGCGGCCTTCCGCTTCGACCAGGTCTGTGCCGAGAACGCCGAACCCATGGCCCACCTCGTCACCCACCTCGTCCAGCTCGGCCACCGGCGCATCGGCCTCGTCGCGGGCCTGCCCGGCCTCAGCACCACCTCCGAGCGCATCAGCGGTTACCGGCACGCCCTGGCGGCCGCCGGGCTGCCGTACGACGAGCGGCTGGTGGTCCACGGCGACTCCGCGGCCGAGGGCGCGGAGCGCGCCACCGCCGCCCTGCTGACGCTCGCGGCGCCGCCCACCGCCCTGGTCGCCGCCAACAACGCGATGACCATCGGGGCGCTGCGCACCCTGCGCACGCGGGGCCTGTCCGTACCGGAAGACCTGGCGCTCGCCTGCTTCGACGACTTCCCCTGGGCGGATCTGTTCTCCCCCCGGCTGACCGCTGTCTCCCAGCCCAGCCGAGAGATCGGCGCCCGGGCCGTGCGGCTCCTCCTGGACCGGCTCGAGGCCCCGGACCGCCCCTCCCGCACCGTGCGGCTCCCCTGTGCGTTCGTTCACCGCACGTCGTGCGGCTGTCCCGACACTCCGTCCCAGAAGGGAACCCTCTCGTGA
- a CDS encoding carbohydrate kinase family protein — translation MIVVAGEALIDLVPQGRGALAPLQPALGGGPYNTAVALGRLGSPTAFCSRTSHDAFGEALLDGLRHAGVDVSAVQRGTEPTTLAAATIDEDGSASYSFYVEGTADRLFTAPAHLPEGTRAVSFGTCSLVLEPGASAYEELMRSAAAQGVFTALDPNIRAGLIPDPDAYRARFKSWLPSVSLLKLSAEDAAWLGGSPREWLASGPAAVVITHGGDGITAYTGDGAEYSVPGVRVDVVDTIGAGDTVNAALLHGLAARDALSPAAVASLGADGWTELLGFAAHAAAITCSRAGAEPPYASELAGP, via the coding sequence GTGATCGTCGTCGCCGGTGAGGCTCTGATCGACCTGGTCCCGCAGGGCCGGGGCGCGCTCGCACCGTTGCAGCCGGCGCTGGGCGGCGGCCCGTACAACACCGCCGTCGCGCTCGGCCGGCTGGGCTCCCCCACCGCCTTCTGCTCCCGGACCTCCCACGACGCCTTCGGCGAGGCCCTGCTGGACGGGCTGCGCCACGCGGGCGTGGACGTGTCGGCCGTACAACGCGGCACCGAGCCGACCACATTGGCGGCCGCCACGATCGACGAGGACGGCTCGGCCAGCTACTCCTTCTACGTCGAGGGCACCGCCGACCGGCTCTTCACGGCGCCTGCGCACCTTCCCGAGGGCACGCGGGCCGTGTCGTTCGGTACCTGCTCGCTGGTCCTGGAACCGGGGGCGAGCGCGTACGAGGAGCTGATGCGCAGCGCCGCGGCGCAGGGTGTGTTCACGGCCCTCGACCCGAACATCCGCGCAGGCCTGATCCCGGACCCCGACGCCTATCGGGCCCGTTTCAAGAGCTGGCTGCCGTCGGTTTCACTGCTCAAGCTCTCCGCGGAGGACGCCGCGTGGCTGGGCGGCAGCCCGCGGGAATGGCTCGCCTCCGGCCCCGCCGCCGTGGTGATCACCCATGGCGGCGACGGGATCACGGCGTACACCGGGGACGGGGCGGAGTACTCCGTGCCGGGGGTGCGGGTCGACGTCGTGGACACGATCGGCGCCGGCGACACCGTCAACGCGGCCCTGCTGCACGGCCTGGCCGCCCGCGACGCCCTCTCCCCCGCCGCCGTGGCGAGCCTGGGCGCCGACGGCTGGACGGAACTGCTGGGCTTCGCGGCCCACGCCGCGGCGATCACCTGCTCCCGGGCCGGCGCGGAACCGCCCTACGCCTCCGAACTCGCGGGCCCTTAG
- the uvrA gene encoding excinuclease ABC subunit UvrA, whose protein sequence is MADRLIVRGAREHNLKNVSLDLPRDALIVFTGLSGSGKSSLAFDTIFAEGQRRYVESLSSYARQFLGQMDKPDVDFIEGLSPAVSIDQKSTSRNPRSTVGTITEVYDYLRLLFARIGKPHCPECGRPISRQSPQAIVDKVLELPEGSRFQVLSPLVRERKGEFVDLFADLQTKGYSRARVDGETIQLSQPPTLKKQEKHTIEVVVDRLTVKDSAKRRLTDSVETALGLSGGMVVLDFVDLPEDDPERERMYSEHLYCPYDDLSFEELEPRSFSFNSPFGACPECTGIGTRMEVDPELIVPDEEKTLDEGAIHPWSHGHTKDYFGRLIGALADALGFRTDIPFAGLPQRAKKALLYGHKTQIEVRYRNRYGRERVYTTPFEGAVPFVRRRHSEAESDASRERFEGYMREVPCPSCQGTRLKPVVLAVTIMDKSIAEVSAMSISDCADFLHELKLDARDKKIAERVLKEVNERLRFLVDVGLDYLSLNRAAGTLSGGEAQRIRLATQIGSGLVGVLYVLDEPSIGLHQRDNHRLIETLVRLRDMGNTLIVVEHDEDTIKTADWVVDIGPGAGEHGGKVVHSGSLKELLANEESQTGQYLSGKKAIPLPDIRRPRDPSRQLTVHGARENNLQDIDVSFPLGVFTAVTGVSGSGKSTLVNDILYTHLARELNGARNVPGRHTRVDGDDLVDKVVHVDQSPIGRTPRSNPATYTGVFDHIRKLFAETTEAKVRGYQPGRFSFNVKGGRCENCAGDGTIKIEMNFLPDVYVPCEVCHGARYNRETLEVHYKGKSIADVLNMPIEEAMNFFEAVPAISRHLRTLNDVGLGYVRLGQSATTLSGGEAQRVKLASELQKRSTGRTVYVLDEPTTGLHFEDISKLLKVLGGLVDKGNTVIVIEHNLDVIKTADWVVDMGPEGGAGGGLVVAEGTPEEIAGIPASHTGKFLRDILGAERISDAASVKAPRRSAAKNAVAAGSTAKRTATARAVTTANNTATKKAATTTKKAAPAKKTTRARKA, encoded by the coding sequence GTGGCCGACCGTCTCATCGTCCGTGGAGCGCGCGAGCACAACCTGAAGAATGTCTCGCTCGACCTGCCACGCGACGCGCTCATCGTCTTCACGGGCCTGTCGGGGTCGGGCAAGTCCTCGCTGGCCTTCGACACGATCTTCGCCGAGGGGCAGCGCCGTTACGTGGAGTCGCTGTCCTCGTACGCTCGGCAGTTCCTCGGGCAGATGGACAAGCCGGACGTCGACTTCATCGAGGGCCTGTCGCCGGCCGTCTCGATCGACCAGAAGTCGACCTCGCGCAACCCCCGCTCGACGGTCGGCACGATCACCGAGGTCTACGACTACCTGCGTCTGCTCTTCGCGCGCATCGGCAAGCCGCACTGCCCCGAGTGCGGCCGCCCGATCTCGCGCCAGTCCCCGCAGGCCATCGTCGACAAAGTCCTGGAGCTGCCGGAGGGGAGCCGCTTCCAGGTGCTCTCGCCGCTGGTGCGCGAGCGCAAGGGCGAGTTCGTCGACCTCTTCGCCGATCTCCAGACCAAGGGCTACAGCCGTGCCCGGGTGGACGGCGAGACGATCCAGCTGTCCCAGCCGCCCACGCTGAAGAAGCAGGAGAAGCACACCATCGAGGTGGTCGTCGACCGCCTCACGGTCAAGGACTCCGCCAAGCGCCGCCTCACCGACTCCGTGGAGACCGCGCTGGGCCTGTCCGGCGGCATGGTCGTGCTCGACTTCGTCGACCTCCCCGAGGACGACCCCGAGCGCGAGCGCATGTACTCGGAGCACCTCTACTGCCCGTACGACGACCTGTCCTTCGAGGAGCTCGAACCTCGCTCCTTCTCCTTCAACTCGCCCTTCGGCGCCTGCCCCGAGTGCACCGGCATCGGCACGCGCATGGAGGTAGACCCCGAGCTGATCGTCCCCGACGAGGAGAAGACCCTCGACGAGGGCGCCATCCACCCCTGGTCGCACGGGCACACCAAGGACTACTTCGGCCGCCTCATCGGCGCCCTCGCGGACGCGCTGGGCTTCCGGACGGACATCCCCTTCGCGGGCCTGCCGCAGCGCGCCAAGAAGGCCCTGCTCTACGGCCACAAGACGCAGATCGAGGTGCGCTACCGCAACCGGTACGGGCGCGAGCGCGTGTACACCACGCCCTTCGAGGGCGCGGTGCCCTTCGTGCGGCGCCGGCACAGCGAGGCCGAGAGCGACGCGAGCCGCGAGCGCTTCGAGGGCTACATGCGCGAGGTGCCCTGCCCCAGCTGCCAAGGCACCCGTCTGAAGCCGGTCGTCCTCGCGGTCACGATCATGGACAAGTCGATCGCCGAGGTCTCCGCGATGTCCATCAGCGACTGCGCGGACTTCCTGCACGAGCTGAAGCTCGACGCCCGGGACAAGAAGATCGCCGAGCGGGTCCTGAAGGAGGTCAACGAGCGGCTGCGGTTCCTGGTCGACGTCGGCCTCGACTACCTCTCGCTGAACCGCGCGGCGGGCACCCTCTCCGGCGGCGAGGCCCAGCGCATCCGTCTGGCCACCCAGATCGGCTCCGGCCTCGTCGGCGTGCTGTACGTGCTCGACGAGCCGTCCATCGGCCTGCACCAGCGCGACAACCACCGGCTCATCGAGACCCTGGTCCGACTGCGCGACATGGGCAACACGCTCATCGTCGTGGAGCACGACGAGGACACCATCAAGACCGCCGACTGGGTCGTCGACATCGGCCCCGGCGCGGGCGAGCACGGCGGCAAGGTCGTGCACAGCGGCTCCCTGAAGGAGCTGCTCGCCAACGAGGAGTCGCAGACCGGCCAGTACCTGTCGGGCAAGAAGGCGATCCCGCTGCCGGACATCCGGCGTCCTCGCGACCCCTCGCGGCAGCTGACGGTGCACGGCGCCCGGGAGAACAACCTCCAGGACATCGACGTGTCCTTCCCGCTGGGCGTGTTCACGGCGGTCACGGGTGTGTCCGGCTCCGGCAAGTCGACGCTGGTCAACGACATCCTGTACACGCACCTGGCCCGTGAGCTGAACGGCGCGCGCAACGTCCCCGGGCGGCACACGCGCGTGGACGGCGACGACCTCGTCGACAAGGTCGTGCACGTCGACCAGTCGCCCATCGGCCGCACGCCGCGCTCGAACCCGGCGACGTACACCGGTGTCTTCGACCACATCCGCAAGCTGTTCGCCGAGACCACCGAGGCGAAGGTCCGCGGCTACCAGCCCGGTCGCTTCTCCTTCAACGTCAAGGGCGGCCGCTGCGAGAACTGCGCGGGCGACGGCACCATCAAGATCGAGATGAACTTCCTCCCGGACGTCTACGTCCCGTGCGAGGTCTGCCACGGCGCCCGCTACAACCGGGAGACCCTGGAGGTCCACTACAAGGGCAAGTCCATCGCCGACGTCCTGAACATGCCGATCGAGGAGGCCATGAACTTCTTCGAGGCGGTCCCGGCGATCTCCCGTCACCTCAGGACGCTGAACGACGTCGGTCTCGGCTACGTCCGGCTCGGCCAGTCCGCGACGACCCTGTCCGGCGGTGAGGCCCAGCGCGTGAAGCTGGCGAGCGAACTGCAGAAGCGGTCCACCGGACGCACCGTCTACGTTCTGGACGAGCCGACCACCGGCCTGCACTTCGAGGACATCAGCAAGCTGCTCAAGGTGCTCGGCGGCCTGGTCGACAAGGGCAACACGGTCATTGTCATCGAGCACAACCTAGACGTCATCAAGACCGCCGACTGGGTCGTCGACATGGGTCCCGAGGGCGGCGCGGGCGGCGGCCTGGTGGTCGCCGAGGGCACGCCGGAGGAGATCGCCGGCATCCCGGCCAGCCACACCGGCAAGTTCCTGCGCGATATTCTCGGCGCCGAGCGCATCAGCGACGCCGCCTCGGTGAAGGCACCGCGCAGGAGCGCGGCCAAGAACGCGGTCGCCGCGGGCTCGACGGCGAAGAGGACGGCGACGGCCAGGGCCGTGACGACCGCCAACAACACGGCGACCAAGAAGGCCGCCACCACCACGAAGAAGGCTGCACCCGCGAAGAAGACCACGCGGGCACGCAAGGCCTGA
- a CDS encoding maleylpyruvate isomerase family mycothiol-dependent enzyme, with protein MKDHARDLASVRDATERLLTAAAKLDNAAVAEPSRLPGWSRGHVLAHLARNADALVNVLQGRPMYASAEFRDADIERDAPRPLDVQLADLRESEARFQEAGAAPADWSRMVELRNGVTDKAARVPFRRWAEVELHHVDLGIGYEFEDLPAEFVEREIDFLAERFTGHPDVAPTRVTDGTRAWSTGREAAEPEVIVRGSAPDLLGWLSGRRDGASLAAEGGPLPTLPPL; from the coding sequence ATGAAGGATCACGCGCGCGACCTGGCATCTGTACGGGATGCGACCGAGCGACTGCTCACCGCAGCCGCCAAACTGGACAACGCCGCTGTGGCCGAACCGTCACGGCTGCCCGGCTGGAGCCGCGGCCATGTCCTCGCCCACCTCGCCCGCAACGCAGACGCCCTCGTGAACGTGCTGCAGGGCCGTCCCATGTACGCCTCGGCCGAATTCCGGGACGCCGACATCGAACGGGACGCTCCACGGCCACTGGACGTCCAGCTCGCCGACCTGCGCGAGAGCGAGGCCCGCTTCCAGGAGGCGGGAGCCGCCCCCGCGGACTGGTCGCGCATGGTGGAGCTGCGCAACGGGGTCACCGACAAGGCGGCCCGGGTGCCGTTCAGGCGCTGGGCCGAGGTCGAACTGCACCACGTCGATCTCGGGATCGGGTACGAGTTCGAGGACCTGCCGGCGGAGTTCGTCGAGCGGGAGATCGACTTCCTCGCGGAGCGGTTCACCGGACACCCTGATGTGGCGCCGACGCGCGTCACCGACGGCACGCGCGCGTGGAGCACGGGCCGCGAGGCGGCCGAGCCCGAGGTGATCGTCCGGGGCTCCGCACCCGACCTGCTCGGCTGGCTCTCCGGCCGCCGCGACGGAGCCTCCCTCGCAGCCGAGGGAGGGCCACTGCCGACGCTTCCGCCGCTGTAG
- a CDS encoding MBL fold metallo-hydrolase, whose product MTYSGEVKVGGPADVHELKDLMITKIAVGPMDNNAYLLRCRATDEQLLIDAANDARTLLGMIGDDGIASVVTTHRHADHWQALAEVVAATGARTYAGRDDAGGIPVPTDVLVDDGDTIRVGRVELTARHLVGHTPGSIALVYDDPHGHPHVFTGDCLFPGGVGNTHKDPKAFASLIHDVETKIFDVLPDETWVYPGHGNDTTLGDERPHLPEWHARGW is encoded by the coding sequence ATGACGTACAGCGGAGAGGTGAAGGTCGGCGGCCCGGCGGATGTGCACGAGCTGAAGGACCTGATGATCACCAAGATCGCGGTCGGCCCGATGGACAACAACGCCTATCTGCTGCGCTGCCGCGCCACCGACGAGCAGCTGCTGATCGACGCGGCCAACGACGCCAGGACGCTCCTCGGCATGATCGGTGACGACGGCATCGCGTCCGTCGTCACCACCCACCGGCACGCCGACCACTGGCAGGCGCTCGCCGAGGTCGTGGCGGCCACGGGTGCGCGCACCTACGCGGGCCGGGACGACGCCGGGGGCATTCCCGTGCCGACGGACGTCCTGGTCGACGACGGCGACACGATCCGGGTGGGGCGCGTGGAACTCACCGCGCGCCACCTGGTGGGCCACACTCCCGGCTCGATCGCCCTCGTCTACGACGACCCGCACGGCCACCCGCACGTGTTCACCGGGGACTGCCTCTTCCCGGGCGGTGTGGGCAACACGCACAAGGACCCGAAGGCCTTCGCCAGCCTGATCCACGATGTCGAGACGAAGATCTTCGACGTGCTGCCGGACGAGACCTGGGTGTACCCCGGGCACGGCAACGACACCACGCTGGGCGACGAGCGCCCGCACCTCCCGGAGTGGCACGCCCGCGGATGGTGA
- a CDS encoding ABC transporter substrate-binding protein: MHLAQRALRRAASGATVALLALAVGCAPQPEENASPKASGTGAQTCAKGKLATKTSGKLTIATDEPAYEPWFKDDKPADGKGFESAVAYAVAQQLGYGQSAVVWQTVPFNKAFAPGEKTFDFDINQVSISAERRKAVDFSPGYYDVRQAVIALKGSKAAKAKSIADLKDVKLGAQVGTTSLDYITNVVKPKQQPAAYAKNDQAKSALKNGQVDAIVTDLPTAFYITAAEVTDAKIVGQFENQGGTPEQFGLVLDKGSALTPCVTSAVDALRKDGTLAKLEKQWLSDAVDAPVLK, from the coding sequence ATGCACCTCGCCCAACGCGCCCTGCGCCGCGCCGCGTCCGGCGCCACCGTCGCCCTGCTCGCCCTCGCCGTGGGCTGCGCCCCGCAGCCGGAGGAGAACGCCTCCCCCAAGGCTTCCGGGACGGGCGCCCAGACGTGCGCGAAGGGCAAGTTGGCCACCAAGACGTCCGGAAAGCTGACGATCGCGACCGACGAGCCCGCCTACGAGCCCTGGTTCAAGGACGACAAGCCGGCCGACGGCAAGGGCTTCGAGTCGGCCGTCGCCTACGCCGTGGCGCAGCAGCTCGGCTACGGCCAGAGCGCTGTCGTATGGCAGACCGTCCCCTTCAACAAGGCCTTCGCGCCTGGGGAGAAGACCTTCGACTTCGACATCAACCAAGTGTCGATCAGTGCCGAGCGCAGGAAGGCCGTGGACTTCTCCCCCGGCTACTACGACGTCCGCCAGGCCGTCATCGCCCTGAAGGGTTCCAAGGCCGCGAAGGCGAAGAGCATCGCGGACCTGAAGGACGTCAAGCTGGGTGCGCAGGTCGGCACGACGAGCCTCGACTACATCACCAACGTGGTGAAGCCGAAGCAGCAGCCGGCCGCGTACGCCAAGAACGACCAGGCGAAGTCGGCCCTGAAGAACGGTCAGGTGGACGCCATCGTCACCGACCTGCCCACCGCCTTCTACATCACCGCGGCCGAGGTGACCGACGCGAAGATCGTCGGCCAGTTCGAGAACCAGGGCGGGACGCCCGAGCAGTTCGGGCTCGTCCTCGACAAGGGCAGCGCGCTCACCCCGTGCGTGACCTCCGCCGTGGACGCCCTGCGCAAGGACGGCACCCTGGCCAAGCTGGAGAAGCAGTGGCTGTCCGACGCCGTCGACGCTCCGGTGCTCAAGTGA
- a CDS encoding amino acid ABC transporter permease, translated as MTVIGEESAGDSGEAGMPGTGVVPGGDDAYVPSQRRIERERHKRARARRATAIAALSTLVTAAVVYLIVVDAPGWPRTKETFFNAHYAREALPKVLDGLWLNVRLLLVCGVAVLVLGMLIAVARTLRGPVFFPLRVLAAAYTDFFRGLPLIINLMIVVLGVPALRLQGVTVDPVLLGGTALTLTYSAYVAEVFRAGIESVHPSQRAAARSLGLTNRQALRHVVLPQAVRRQVPPLLNDLVSLQKDTGLVSIGGAVDAVRASDIIVGRSLNYTPYIVAGLVFVALTIPMTRFTDWVTARVDRQRAQGGNL; from the coding sequence GTGACCGTCATCGGGGAGGAGTCGGCAGGGGACTCCGGCGAAGCCGGTATGCCGGGCACGGGCGTTGTGCCAGGCGGGGACGACGCGTACGTCCCCTCACAGCGGCGCATCGAGCGCGAGCGCCACAAGCGCGCACGCGCCCGGCGCGCCACCGCGATCGCGGCACTGTCGACGCTCGTCACCGCGGCCGTCGTCTACCTGATCGTCGTCGACGCGCCCGGCTGGCCGCGCACCAAGGAGACGTTCTTCAACGCGCACTACGCGCGCGAGGCGCTCCCGAAGGTGCTCGACGGGTTGTGGCTCAACGTGCGTCTGCTGCTGGTGTGCGGCGTCGCGGTCCTCGTCCTCGGCATGCTGATCGCCGTCGCCCGCACCCTGCGCGGGCCGGTGTTCTTCCCGCTGCGCGTCCTGGCCGCCGCCTACACGGACTTCTTCCGCGGACTGCCCCTGATCATCAACCTGATGATCGTGGTCCTGGGCGTACCCGCGCTGCGGTTGCAGGGCGTGACCGTCGACCCGGTGCTGCTCGGCGGGACGGCGCTCACGCTCACGTACTCGGCGTACGTGGCCGAGGTGTTCCGGGCCGGCATCGAGTCCGTCCACCCCTCGCAGCGCGCCGCGGCCCGCTCCCTCGGCCTGACGAACCGCCAGGCGCTGCGCCATGTGGTGCTCCCTCAGGCAGTACGCCGCCAGGTGCCGCCCCTGCTCAACGATCTGGTGTCGCTCCAGAAGGACACCGGGCTGGTCTCGATCGGCGGTGCGGTGGACGCCGTCCGGGCCTCCGACATCATCGTGGGCCGGAGTCTCAACTACACGCCGTACATCGTCGCGGGGCTTGTCTTCGTGGCGCTGACCATCCCGATGACCCGCTTCACGGACTGGGTGACCGCCCGGGTGGACCGGCAGCGGGCGCAGGGAGGGAACCTGTGA
- a CDS encoding amino acid ABC transporter ATP-binding protein: protein MESVRKTFGASVVLRNVDLEVAPHTVTALIGASGSGKSTLLRCANLLEEIDDGAIWLDGEEITDPRVDQDAVRRRIGVVFQAYNLFPHLTVLENITLAPRRVHGVARAAAEEHARELLERLGLAAKATEYPDRLSGGQQQRVAIVRALAVRPRLLLLDEITAALDPELVGEVLSVVRDLKDDGMTMVLATHEMGFAREVADQVCFLEGGVVLERGTAEQVFGDPQQERTRRFLHRIVEAGRL from the coding sequence ATGGAGTCCGTCCGCAAGACCTTCGGCGCTTCGGTGGTTCTGCGGAACGTCGATCTGGAGGTCGCCCCGCACACGGTGACGGCCCTCATCGGCGCCTCCGGCTCGGGCAAGTCGACGCTGCTGCGCTGCGCGAACCTCCTGGAGGAGATCGACGACGGCGCCATCTGGCTCGACGGCGAGGAGATCACCGACCCGCGTGTCGACCAGGACGCCGTACGGCGCCGGATCGGCGTCGTCTTCCAGGCGTACAACCTCTTTCCGCACCTGACCGTCCTGGAGAACATCACGCTCGCCCCGCGCCGGGTGCACGGCGTCGCGCGGGCGGCGGCCGAGGAGCACGCCCGCGAGTTGCTGGAGCGGCTCGGACTCGCCGCCAAGGCGACCGAGTACCCGGACCGGCTGAGCGGCGGCCAGCAGCAGCGCGTCGCGATCGTGCGGGCGCTGGCCGTACGCCCCCGGTTGCTGCTTCTGGACGAGATCACCGCGGCCCTCGACCCGGAGCTCGTGGGCGAGGTCCTCAGTGTCGTCCGGGACCTGAAGGACGACGGCATGACCATGGTGCTCGCCACCCACGAGATGGGCTTCGCCCGCGAGGTCGCGGACCAGGTCTGCTTCCTGGAGGGCGGCGTGGTCCTGGAGCGCGGTACGGCCGAGCAGGTCTTCGGCGATCCGCAGCAGGAGCGCACACGGCGCTTCCTGCACCGGATCGTGGAGGCGGGGCGGCTCTGA
- the aroQ gene encoding type II 3-dehydroquinate dehydratase translates to MPRTLADAPIMILNGPNLNLLGQRQPEIYGSDTLADVEALCVKAAAAYGGTVDFRQSNHEGELVEWIHEARLNHAGIVINPAAYSHTSVAILDALNTCDGLPVVEVHISNIHQREQFRHHSYVSLRADGVIAGCGVQGYAFAVERVATLAGAGRTEV, encoded by the coding sequence GTGCCCCGCACTCTCGCCGACGCCCCGATCATGATCCTCAACGGCCCCAATCTGAACCTTCTCGGGCAACGCCAGCCGGAGATCTACGGCTCCGACACGCTCGCGGACGTCGAGGCGCTGTGCGTGAAGGCGGCGGCCGCCTACGGCGGCACGGTGGACTTCCGGCAGTCCAACCACGAGGGCGAGTTGGTGGAGTGGATCCACGAGGCGCGCCTGAACCACGCCGGGATCGTGATCAACCCGGCCGCCTACTCGCACACCTCCGTCGCGATCCTCGATGCCCTCAACACCTGTGACGGACTGCCGGTGGTGGAGGTCCACATCTCCAACATCCACCAGCGTGAGCAGTTCCGGCACCACTCCTACGTCTCCCTGAGGGCCGACGGGGTCATCGCCGGGTGCGGGGTGCAGGGGTACGCGTTCGCGGTGGAGCGGGTCGCGACGCTCGCGGGGGCGGGGCGGACGGAGGTGTGA
- a CDS encoding MFS transporter: protein MLRLAAASLAGTAVEFYDFFVYGTAAALVLGPLFFPTFSPVAGTLAAFGTFGVGFVARPLGSVLFGHIGDRRGRRPVLIASLVLTGTATVAVGCLPTYEAIGTAAPVLLLVLRFLQGLGLGGEWGGAVLLTVEHAPAGRRVLWSSFPQIGPSLGFLLANGVMLGLSATLSDAQFASWGWRIPFWAAGVLATTGLWLRSSLAESPLFLDIDDHARVPLVEVVRRHWRLVLLTAGALAIGYAVFYTTTTWSLAYATERLGVSRTVMLACVMATVAVQGVLTPLFALVGDRYGRRPLCLTGCACTALWMFPMVALLATGEPLLMSVGFLGAGLALITMFAVIAAYLPELFEPRVRCTGAAVGYNLGGVLGGALTPIVATTLAERGGRVPWGVGAYLTAVALLSLGCFALLPETRPVQVQVPVSEPTPG from the coding sequence ATGCTCCGGCTCGCGGCCGCCTCGCTCGCCGGAACCGCCGTCGAGTTCTACGACTTCTTCGTCTACGGGACCGCGGCCGCCCTGGTCCTTGGCCCCCTGTTCTTCCCGACGTTCTCCCCGGTGGCGGGCACACTGGCGGCGTTCGGCACCTTCGGGGTCGGCTTCGTGGCGCGACCGCTCGGCTCGGTGCTGTTCGGGCACATCGGCGACCGGCGCGGGAGACGGCCGGTTCTCATCGCCTCCCTGGTGCTGACCGGCACGGCGACGGTGGCGGTCGGCTGCCTTCCGACGTACGAGGCGATCGGTACGGCCGCACCCGTGCTCCTTCTGGTCCTGCGCTTTCTGCAAGGTCTGGGGCTCGGCGGAGAGTGGGGCGGTGCCGTGCTGCTGACCGTTGAGCACGCTCCCGCCGGGCGTCGCGTGTTGTGGTCCAGCTTTCCGCAGATCGGCCCGTCGCTGGGTTTCTTGCTGGCCAATGGCGTGATGCTGGGGCTGTCGGCGACGCTGTCGGACGCGCAGTTCGCCTCCTGGGGGTGGCGGATTCCCTTCTGGGCGGCTGGGGTGCTCGCGACGACAGGCCTGTGGCTGCGCAGTTCGCTCGCCGAGAGCCCTCTCTTCCTGGACATCGACGACCACGCGCGCGTGCCGCTCGTCGAGGTCGTGCGCCGCCACTGGCGGCTCGTCCTGCTGACGGCCGGCGCACTCGCGATCGGGTACGCGGTCTTCTACACCACGACGACGTGGTCCCTGGCGTACGCCACAGAGCGGCTCGGCGTGAGCCGTACGGTCATGCTGGCCTGTGTCATGGCCACCGTCGCGGTGCAGGGGGTCCTGACCCCCCTGTTCGCCCTCGTGGGTGACCGCTACGGGCGGCGTCCGCTGTGTCTGACGGGCTGTGCCTGCACCGCGCTGTGGATGTTCCCCATGGTGGCGTTGCTCGCCACGGGCGAGCCCCTGCTGATGTCCGTGGGGTTTCTGGGCGCGGGGCTCGCCCTCATCACGATGTTCGCCGTGATCGCCGCGTATCTGCCGGAGCTGTTCGAACCCCGGGTGCGCTGCACGGGTGCGGCCGTGGGCTACAACCTGGGCGGCGTGCTCGGCGGCGCCCTCACCCCGATCGTGGCCACCACACTGGCCGAGCGCGGGGGCCGGGTGCCCTGGGGTGTCGGCGCCTACCTGACGGCGGTGGCCCTGCTCAGCCTCGGGTGCTTCGCACTGCTGCCGGAGACCCGCCCGGTACAAGTGCAGGTGCCGGTGTCGGAGCCGACTCCCGGATGA